A genomic segment from Montipora foliosa isolate CH-2021 chromosome 9, ASM3666993v2, whole genome shotgun sequence encodes:
- the LOC137970046 gene encoding uncharacterized protein isoform X2, whose product MFFVTNMDRGFFFTAFIIVAVKSSTVTITTVSNSSSSITARLPTSSLLPTTFQPASKTSPTKQLTSISITTVSNSSSSMTTVSNSSSSITARLPTSSLLLTTFQPSSKTSPTKQLTSISITTVSNSSSSITTVSNSSSSITTVSNSSSLMTTVSNSSSSMTTVSNSSSSITTVSNSSSSITTVSNSSSSITTVSNSSSSITARLPTSSPIPTTFQPASKTSPTKQSMSVSTSSTETQSQSDTVSSNKPSLSSHQTSQGASFTTSASTILTTASSTSASQGHLSSILPSVKATQVIPGNRTTTASCIKWTWTVRPDDCSAACSDVGGTVTASCQCMSNGIANSASSVCEKHDKKPRSCKQHCPASSARTNAFGSFQWTVAVFYTSALFALLT is encoded by the exons ATG TTCTTTGTTACCAATATGGACCGAGGATTTTTCTTCACTGCGTTTATAATTGTAGCAGTGAAATCTTCAACTGTGACAATAACTACTGTTTcaaattcatcatcatcaataactGCAAGACTGCCGACCTCGTCACTGCTTCCCACCACCTTCCAACCTGCCTCGAAGACCTCTCCAACCAAGCAATTAACGTCTATCTCAATAACCACTGTTTcaaattcatcatcatcaatgaCTACTGTTTCAAATTCATCATCGTCAATAACTGCAAGACTGCCGACCTCGTCACTGCTTCTCACCACCTTCCAACCTTCCTCGAAGACCTCTCCAACCAAGCAATTAACGTCTATCTCAATAACTACAGTTTcaaattcatcatcatcaataactACTGTTTcaaattcatcatcatcaatcacTACTGTTTCAAATTCATCATCATTAATGACTACTGTTTcaaattcatcatcatcaatgaCTACTGTTTcaaattcatcatcatcaataactACTGTTTCcaattcatcatcatcaataactACTGTTTCAAATTCATCGTCATCAATAACTACTGTTTCAAATTCATCGTCATCAATAACTGCAAGACTGCCGACCTCGTCACCGATTCCCACCACCTTCCAACCTGCCTCGAAGACCTCTCCAACCAAGCAATCAATGTCTGTCTCAACTTCCAGCACAGAAACTCAAAGCCAGTCTGATACTGTCAGCTCAAACAAACCATCGCTGTCTTCACATCAAACCAGCCAAGGCGCATCATTTACGACTAGTGCTTCGACAATTCTAACAACAGCATCATCGACTTCAGCTAGCCAGGGACACTTGTCCTCCATACTACCATCCGTTAAAGCGACGCAAGTAATTCCTGGAAACAGGACTACCACAG CATCCTGCATTAAGTGGACTTGGACTGTCCGGCCAGATGACTGCTCTGCGGCTTGTTCTGACGTCGGCGGAACCGTAACAGCAAGCTGTCAATGTATGTCAAATGGGATAGCCAACTCAGCAAGCAGTGTTTGCGAGAAACATGACAAAAAGCCGCGGAGTTGCAAGCAACATTGTCCGGCTTCCTCAG CACGCACAAATGCCTTCGGAAGTTTCCAATGGACTGTTGCGGTGTTTTATACTTCAGCTCT GTTTGCACTACTTACCTGA
- the LOC137970046 gene encoding uncharacterized protein isoform X1: MVSVGFYTREIFTLFFVTNMDRGFFFTAFIIVAVKSSTVTITTVSNSSSSITARLPTSSLLPTTFQPASKTSPTKQLTSISITTVSNSSSSMTTVSNSSSSITARLPTSSLLLTTFQPSSKTSPTKQLTSISITTVSNSSSSITTVSNSSSSITTVSNSSSLMTTVSNSSSSMTTVSNSSSSITTVSNSSSSITTVSNSSSSITTVSNSSSSITARLPTSSPIPTTFQPASKTSPTKQSMSVSTSSTETQSQSDTVSSNKPSLSSHQTSQGASFTTSASTILTTASSTSASQGHLSSILPSVKATQVIPGNRTTTASCIKWTWTVRPDDCSAACSDVGGTVTASCQCMSNGIANSASSVCEKHDKKPRSCKQHCPASSARTNAFGSFQWTVAVFYTSALFALLT; encoded by the exons ATGGTATCAGTTGGCTTTTACACACGCGAAATTTTTACCTTG TTCTTTGTTACCAATATGGACCGAGGATTTTTCTTCACTGCGTTTATAATTGTAGCAGTGAAATCTTCAACTGTGACAATAACTACTGTTTcaaattcatcatcatcaataactGCAAGACTGCCGACCTCGTCACTGCTTCCCACCACCTTCCAACCTGCCTCGAAGACCTCTCCAACCAAGCAATTAACGTCTATCTCAATAACCACTGTTTcaaattcatcatcatcaatgaCTACTGTTTCAAATTCATCATCGTCAATAACTGCAAGACTGCCGACCTCGTCACTGCTTCTCACCACCTTCCAACCTTCCTCGAAGACCTCTCCAACCAAGCAATTAACGTCTATCTCAATAACTACAGTTTcaaattcatcatcatcaataactACTGTTTcaaattcatcatcatcaatcacTACTGTTTCAAATTCATCATCATTAATGACTACTGTTTcaaattcatcatcatcaatgaCTACTGTTTcaaattcatcatcatcaataactACTGTTTCcaattcatcatcatcaataactACTGTTTCAAATTCATCGTCATCAATAACTACTGTTTCAAATTCATCGTCATCAATAACTGCAAGACTGCCGACCTCGTCACCGATTCCCACCACCTTCCAACCTGCCTCGAAGACCTCTCCAACCAAGCAATCAATGTCTGTCTCAACTTCCAGCACAGAAACTCAAAGCCAGTCTGATACTGTCAGCTCAAACAAACCATCGCTGTCTTCACATCAAACCAGCCAAGGCGCATCATTTACGACTAGTGCTTCGACAATTCTAACAACAGCATCATCGACTTCAGCTAGCCAGGGACACTTGTCCTCCATACTACCATCCGTTAAAGCGACGCAAGTAATTCCTGGAAACAGGACTACCACAG CATCCTGCATTAAGTGGACTTGGACTGTCCGGCCAGATGACTGCTCTGCGGCTTGTTCTGACGTCGGCGGAACCGTAACAGCAAGCTGTCAATGTATGTCAAATGGGATAGCCAACTCAGCAAGCAGTGTTTGCGAGAAACATGACAAAAAGCCGCGGAGTTGCAAGCAACATTGTCCGGCTTCCTCAG CACGCACAAATGCCTTCGGAAGTTTCCAATGGACTGTTGCGGTGTTTTATACTTCAGCTCT GTTTGCACTACTTACCTGA